Proteins found in one Vallitalea guaymasensis genomic segment:
- a CDS encoding mechanosensitive ion channel family protein has product MDTVMKQLDNIKVKALEILTVYGFKILMSLLILIIGSKIIKYLVKLMEKFLKKSKVDVSLSKFLLSAVRLILKILLGIIIMENLEVPMTSLIAVLGATGIGIGMALQGSLANLTGGILILLLRPFKVGDFIEEKAFGHEGIVEDIQVFYTTLRTRDNKVITVPNGSLSNSSIINHSTMDIRRVDLTFGVAYEEDTFAVKRAIKEVIEKHALILKDREPYINISEHGDSSVNFAVLVWCKTKDYLQVKFDLIEQIKIKFDEENISIPYPHMDVNIVNNEGKIAK; this is encoded by the coding sequence ATGGACACAGTTATGAAGCAGTTAGACAATATCAAAGTTAAGGCTCTAGAAATATTGACAGTATATGGTTTTAAAATCTTAATGAGCTTACTTATATTAATTATTGGATCGAAAATAATTAAGTATTTAGTTAAGTTGATGGAGAAGTTTTTAAAGAAATCAAAAGTAGATGTATCCTTATCAAAATTCTTATTATCAGCAGTAAGACTAATACTAAAAATCTTACTTGGCATAATAATAATGGAAAATCTAGAGGTTCCTATGACGTCTCTTATAGCGGTTCTTGGAGCAACTGGTATTGGTATTGGTATGGCACTACAAGGAAGTCTTGCTAACCTTACAGGAGGAATCTTAATATTATTATTGAGACCATTCAAAGTAGGAGATTTCATTGAAGAAAAAGCATTTGGACATGAAGGTATAGTAGAAGATATTCAAGTGTTCTATACAACACTAAGAACAAGAGACAATAAAGTGATAACTGTACCTAATGGAAGCTTATCCAACAGCAGTATCATTAATCATTCAACAATGGATATCAGAAGGGTTGATCTGACTTTTGGTGTAGCTTATGAAGAGGACACATTTGCTGTTAAGAGGGCAATAAAAGAAGTTATTGAGAAACATGCTCTCATACTTAAGGACAGAGAACCATACATTAATATTAGTGAACATGGAGATAGTTCAGTTAATTTTGCTGTATTGGTATGGTGTAAAACAAAAGATTATCTACAGGTGAAGTTTGACCTGATAGAACAGATTAAGATTAAGTTTGATGAAGAAAATATCTCAATACCTTATCCACATATGGATGTAAACATTGTTAATAATGAAGGTAAGATTGCTAAGTAA
- a CDS encoding M42 family metallopeptidase, producing MEKYKDYILDFLKKILETESPSGFCQNIMKLIKEEANDMGYDMEFTNKGCGVIKIEGKNKEVLGLSAHVDTLGAMVRSIKSNGTIRFTSIGGYLMNSIEGEYCKIFTRDGKEYDGTILTTKPSVHVFSDASEHKRIEENMEVRIDESVLSKEDVEELGIEVGNFIAFDPRVQITKSGYIKSRHLDDKAGIATIFALMKYIKDNNIIPDNTIKIFISTYEEVGHGSSYIPQDITEMIAIDMGAMGDDLCCTEHDVSICVKDSSGPYDYNMVNELVRIAKDKEIGYALDVYPNYGSDASAALRAGNNIRGALIGPGVHASHGMERTHIEGILNTLKLLSEYVK from the coding sequence ATGGAAAAGTACAAAGATTACATTCTTGATTTTCTAAAAAAAATACTGGAAACGGAAAGTCCCAGCGGATTTTGCCAAAACATCATGAAACTAATAAAAGAAGAAGCTAATGACATGGGTTATGACATGGAATTCACTAACAAGGGCTGCGGAGTCATAAAGATTGAAGGTAAAAATAAAGAGGTTCTAGGATTATCAGCTCACGTTGATACTTTGGGAGCAATGGTAAGATCCATTAAATCTAATGGAACAATCAGGTTCACTAGTATAGGCGGATATCTAATGAACAGTATAGAAGGCGAATACTGCAAGATATTTACAAGAGACGGTAAAGAATATGACGGAACCATACTAACTACAAAACCTTCGGTTCACGTATTTTCTGACGCATCAGAGCATAAAAGAATAGAAGAAAATATGGAAGTAAGAATAGACGAGAGTGTATTGTCAAAAGAAGATGTAGAAGAACTAGGAATAGAAGTAGGTAACTTCATTGCTTTTGATCCTAGAGTGCAGATAACAAAAAGTGGTTATATAAAATCTAGACATCTAGATGATAAAGCAGGGATAGCTACTATTTTTGCTTTAATGAAATACATAAAAGATAATAATATAATACCTGATAACACAATAAAAATATTTATATCCACATATGAAGAAGTAGGACATGGTTCTTCTTATATTCCACAAGATATAACAGAAATGATTGCAATAGATATGGGTGCAATGGGAGATGACCTTTGCTGTACTGAACATGACGTATCTATCTGTGTAAAGGATTCATCAGGACCTTATGACTATAATATGGTCAATGAATTAGTCAGAATTGCAAAAGATAAAGAGATTGGATATGCATTGGATGTCTATCCTAACTATGGTTCAGATGCATCTGCTGCTCTACGTGCAGGAAACAACATCAGAGGGGCGCTTATTGGGCCAGGGGTACATGCATCCCATGGAATGGAAAGAACTCATATAGAGGGCATTCTAAACACCTTAAAACTATTATCAGAGTATGTTAAATAA
- a CDS encoding GntR family transcriptional regulator encodes MASIDSFKKYTVNKSTPIPLYFQFKNILIEMMKDEVLKPGDMIPTEFELCDIYGISRTTIRQALTELVNEGKFYRVKGRGTFVAQTKIKHDFTQKAESFDNEMLRNGYTPSTKVLDFKVVSATPEVASALNLAPNTDVIYLKRLRFVNNEPLMISQTYLPYSFCKHILDNNMNEESLYSILSSNINTKVYKIVKEMEAVVPTKEDCELLEINKTTAIQLFHVKGYNKFETPVEYTVSRFRGDKNIFSVEQFV; translated from the coding sequence ATGGCAAGTATTGATAGTTTCAAAAAGTATACCGTTAACAAGTCAACTCCTATTCCTCTATACTTTCAATTCAAGAATATTTTGATTGAAATGATGAAGGATGAAGTTTTAAAACCAGGTGATATGATACCTACTGAGTTTGAGCTATGTGATATTTATGGTATAAGCAGAACAACAATCAGACAAGCATTAACTGAATTAGTTAATGAAGGTAAGTTTTATCGTGTAAAAGGTAGAGGTACTTTTGTTGCTCAAACCAAAATTAAACATGATTTTACTCAGAAAGCAGAGAGCTTTGATAATGAGATGTTACGAAATGGATATACCCCTAGTACTAAGGTTTTGGATTTTAAGGTAGTTTCCGCTACCCCAGAAGTTGCATCTGCTTTAAATCTCGCACCGAATACAGACGTTATCTATTTAAAGAGGCTCCGATTTGTAAATAATGAACCATTAATGATTTCTCAAACTTATTTACCTTATTCATTTTGTAAACATATTCTCGATAATAATATGAATGAAGAATCACTATATAGCATACTATCTAGCAATATTAATACTAAAGTCTATAAAATAGTTAAAGAAATGGAAGCTGTTGTTCCTACTAAGGAAGATTGTGAATTACTTGAAATCAATAAGACAACTGCAATACAATTATTTCATGTAAAAGGTTATAATAAATTTGAGACACCTGTAGAGTACACTGTCTCTAGATTTAGAGGAGATAAGAATATTTTCTCTGTAGAACAGTTTGTTTAA
- a CDS encoding DUF5685 family protein, with protein MFGYVQIDKLELKVREYMTYKGYYCGLCMALKHNYGNLSRLTLNYDMTYLVIILTSLYEPVNNCSNCRCVAHPHNKQLMIDNEVSEYCAALNIMLAYNNLKDDWKDERSIKSLLAMMLFNRGYRKAKKKYPEKNEVIIKFIKELEELEKADCKDIDKVSNVFGHLMGQLMIYKQDHWKQYLNNIGLYLGKYIYILDAYDDIEKDKKNKSYNPFLLCEEENIEEYAKNLLNMNLSFLDSELDKLPLVKEKPILDNIIYSGIKNRMRIIFDKDDCNKCNRLEETN; from the coding sequence ATGTTTGGATATGTGCAGATTGATAAACTTGAATTAAAAGTAAGAGAATATATGACATACAAAGGATATTATTGTGGATTGTGTATGGCGTTGAAGCATAATTATGGAAATCTTAGCAGGCTTACATTGAATTATGACATGACATACCTTGTTATCATCTTAACGTCTCTATATGAACCTGTAAATAATTGCTCTAATTGCAGATGTGTGGCTCATCCTCATAACAAACAGTTGATGATAGATAATGAGGTAAGTGAATATTGTGCAGCACTTAATATTATGTTAGCATATAATAATCTAAAAGATGACTGGAAAGATGAAAGAAGCATAAAAAGCCTTCTTGCAATGATGCTATTTAATAGAGGATATAGAAAAGCCAAGAAAAAGTATCCAGAAAAGAATGAAGTGATAATTAAATTCATAAAAGAATTAGAAGAACTTGAAAAAGCTGATTGTAAGGATATTGATAAGGTATCAAATGTTTTTGGACATCTAATGGGACAACTTATGATTTATAAACAAGACCATTGGAAACAATACTTAAATAATATTGGCTTATATTTGGGAAAATATATTTATATTTTAGATGCCTATGATGATATAGAGAAAGATAAGAAGAATAAAAGTTATAATCCATTTTTATTATGTGAAGAAGAAAACATAGAAGAATATGCTAAGAACCTATTGAACATGAATCTATCTTTTTTGGATAGTGAACTGGATAAATTACCTTTGGTAAAAGAAAAGCCTATTCTAGATAATATAATATACTCTGGAATTAAAAATAGAATGAGAATAATTTTTGACAAAGATGATTGCAATAAATGCAACAGATTAGAAGAAACCAATTAA
- a CDS encoding J domain-containing protein, giving the protein MRDPYEVLGIERGASKDEIKKAYRELAKKYHPDRYADNPLNDLAEEKFREVQEAYESLMNTNDYTNSSYSSSNSGSGYTSSEYMNVRSYIQVRRFQDAMNMLNAMSDKNAEWYYLMSICLVGTGYTNQGFEYARTAVNMAPNNIEYRNHLSRLQNVQNGYNTRAYQYNRGNNNSDACGCCSQLICADCLCECLGGDLISCC; this is encoded by the coding sequence ATGAGAGACCCTTATGAAGTATTAGGAATAGAAAGAGGAGCAAGTAAAGATGAAATAAAAAAGGCGTATAGGGAATTAGCAAAAAAATATCACCCAGATAGATATGCAGACAACCCATTGAACGATCTTGCAGAAGAGAAATTCAGAGAAGTCCAGGAAGCGTATGAATCACTAATGAACACTAATGACTATACAAATTCAAGTTACAGCAGCAGTAATTCAGGTTCTGGATATACATCTTCGGAATATATGAATGTAAGAAGTTATATTCAAGTTAGAAGATTCCAAGATGCAATGAATATGCTCAATGCTATGAGTGATAAAAATGCTGAATGGTACTATCTAATGAGTATCTGTCTTGTTGGTACAGGCTATACCAACCAAGGATTCGAATATGCTAGAACAGCTGTGAATATGGCTCCAAACAATATAGAGTATAGAAATCATCTATCAAGACTCCAAAATGTTCAGAATGGATATAATACTAGAGCATATCAATATAATAGAGGGAACAATAATTCAGATGCTTGTGGATGCTGTTCACAACTCATATGTGCAGATTGCTTATGTGAATGTCTTGGAGGGGATTTAATTTCATGTTGTTAA
- a CDS encoding 6-phosphofructokinase: protein MKQRIGIVTSGGDCPGLNAAIRGVARASYGMIDCEIIGIKDGFKGLIHCNYQVLTPRDFSGILVRGGTILGTSRTPFKKMRKIEEDNIDKVKNMVNNYEKMKLDCLVTLGGNGTHKNANLLREEGLNVIALPKTIDNDIWGTDITFGFHSAVDIATEVIDRIHTTADSHDRVMLVELMGHKAGWLTLHAGVAGGADVILIPEIPYDINKVIASLDKRHSSGKDFSILAVSEGALSIEESNMKKKELKKLREKMKYPSVSYRLAKQINEALGLETRVTIPGHQQRGGSPSPYDRILATKLGAYAAEMIAGKDYGKTVSVVNNKLWATPLKQVAGKLKLVEKDNLLISTGKLVGASFGD from the coding sequence ATGAAACAAAGGATTGGAATCGTAACAAGTGGGGGAGACTGTCCAGGTTTGAATGCAGCAATTAGAGGTGTAGCAAGAGCTTCTTATGGTATGATTGATTGTGAGATAATCGGTATAAAAGATGGTTTCAAAGGCTTAATACATTGTAATTATCAAGTGTTGACTCCAAGGGATTTCTCCGGAATACTTGTTAGGGGAGGAACAATACTTGGTACATCCAGAACTCCATTCAAGAAAATGAGAAAAATTGAAGAAGATAATATTGATAAAGTAAAAAATATGGTAAATAACTATGAAAAAATGAAATTAGACTGCTTAGTGACACTTGGAGGTAATGGAACACATAAAAACGCTAATCTCCTTAGGGAAGAAGGACTTAATGTAATAGCTCTTCCAAAGACTATTGATAACGATATATGGGGTACAGATATAACTTTTGGATTCCATAGTGCAGTAGATATCGCAACTGAAGTAATCGACCGAATTCATACAACAGCTGATTCACATGATAGAGTCATGTTGGTTGAGTTAATGGGTCACAAGGCAGGCTGGTTGACATTACACGCAGGGGTTGCTGGTGGAGCAGATGTAATTTTGATTCCTGAAATCCCTTATGATATAAATAAAGTTATAGCTTCCTTGGACAAAAGACATTCTTCAGGTAAAGACTTCTCAATATTAGCTGTATCAGAAGGAGCACTTTCAATAGAAGAATCCAATATGAAGAAAAAAGAACTTAAAAAACTAAGAGAAAAAATGAAATATCCATCAGTATCCTATAGATTAGCTAAACAGATTAATGAAGCCTTAGGTCTAGAAACAAGAGTAACTATACCAGGACATCAGCAAAGAGGAGGTTCACCTTCACCATATGATAGAATATTGGCAACAAAGCTTGGTGCATATGCAGCTGAGATGATAGCGGGCAAAGACTATGGAAAAACAGTTTCAGTTGTCAATAATAAATTATGGGCGACACCTTTAAAACAAGTAGCAGGTAAGTTGAAACTAGTTGAGAAAGATAATCTGCTAATAAGTACTGGTAAATTGGTTGGGGCGAGTTTTGGAGATTAA
- a CDS encoding metallophosphoesterase family protein produces the protein MIKIIHTGDVHIGMEFKSASFSSEFARKRRNEIKETFMKIVSRAGEIQADLLLISGDLFEDEYITIGELKEINNSFSKISSTKVIMIAGNHDPIINDKSYYNLIDWSNNVYIMNTNTEKITFEELNVDIYGLSWNKKEIKDNLFNDIEVENSDRINILLAHGDIYQKSNYLPIDKDNLKSKNFDYVALGHIHKHNFIEPDIAYCGSPEPLDFGETGVHGIIEGSISKDKIDVEFLPFSKRQFVGLDVTVEDDMTIEDIIENIRLIVSDYDFKNLYRFNLKGIRDKDILFDTQYIKERVEEYVIYAEIIDNTTPDYDLDKLKQENENNVIGKYIEYMERQNIQDEISKLALYEGIEALLSEKVN, from the coding sequence ATGATAAAGATTATTCATACAGGTGATGTACATATTGGTATGGAATTCAAGAGTGCTAGCTTCTCTAGTGAATTTGCCAGAAAGCGTAGAAACGAGATAAAAGAAACTTTTATGAAGATAGTTTCGAGAGCAGGAGAAATACAAGCTGATTTATTACTCATAAGTGGAGATTTATTTGAAGATGAATACATTACCATAGGAGAACTAAAAGAAATCAATAATAGTTTCAGTAAAATTAGTTCTACAAAAGTAATAATGATTGCTGGTAATCACGACCCCATAATAAATGACAAATCATATTATAACCTAATAGATTGGTCAAACAATGTTTATATAATGAATACAAATACTGAAAAAATTACATTTGAAGAATTGAATGTTGATATATACGGATTAAGTTGGAATAAAAAAGAGATAAAAGATAATCTTTTTAATGATATAGAAGTTGAGAATAGCGACCGCATCAATATACTGTTAGCCCATGGAGATATATATCAAAAGTCCAATTATCTGCCTATAGACAAGGATAATCTAAAAAGTAAAAACTTTGATTATGTGGCTCTTGGACATATACATAAACATAATTTTATAGAACCTGATATCGCTTATTGTGGAAGTCCTGAACCTCTTGATTTTGGCGAAACAGGAGTTCATGGAATTATAGAAGGCAGCATCAGCAAAGATAAAATAGATGTTGAATTCCTGCCTTTTTCCAAAAGACAATTTGTGGGGCTAGATGTTACAGTGGAAGATGATATGACAATTGAAGATATTATAGAGAATATAAGGCTCATAGTTAGTGACTATGATTTCAAGAATCTATATAGATTCAATTTGAAGGGCATAAGGGACAAGGATATATTGTTTGATACACAGTACATTAAAGAAAGAGTGGAAGAATACGTAATATATGCTGAGATCATTGATAACACTACACCTGATTATGACCTTGATAAATTAAAACAAGAAAATGAAAATAATGTTATAGGGAAATATATTGAATACATGGAAAGACAGAATATCCAAGATGAAATATCAAAATTGGCTTTATATGAAGGTATTGAAGCGTTACTAAGTGAGAAGGTGAACTGA
- a CDS encoding ATP-binding protein, whose translation MYIDKMDIISFGKYQDKEIKLTDGINVIYGDNEAGKSTLHKFIEGMLYGFYKPYRKNKQFTPDYDRFLPWNNSNKYKGILVYKHLGKEYRIERNFMKRNDKVEIFDNDTGENITEKFEYDSATKLYQPASRHIGINKSTFNNTISIGQLSSKTSDELVKEVKDSLINLGESKDEEISVRNVIEKLNKKLDEIGTAGRKKTTPYGKLTEEIKKLKKEKAEAEKTWQKVLEKQEELNNINNNLKEMENRKKDNEELLDYLSKEEVKKAYEEGLRLKEYIDNKTTELKDIEQFKDADIVLIDEAIKKLNNLESCKMQHDELKSELTEIENYLKKQYEIYNQVKVLEDEDLNDIDSIASQYNIYNDMVKKCNELRDMIEELKINLNSEKENNGVIEDEYEYTRLEEERKEIKYSKSVETELKEQKYQDMLANQKHGKLISSFSFLIFVGLLVSGIISSQIIVIAVSVVFAGVAIYTTMGYRKNKGKLDILLNEINRIKSTEGKKQNKLDKIVQKQNEILKKHSCTELIELRKLKDKVIHMNVIHEDNKKRYTKAINNLEKLELEKKQKEERLTYYVNLLLDTKNLDINNINLVKEKYEIFKDTRKNINHKNEDKKNRLAKYNSINEQISKLNKEIKEVFDRYKVQDEKGLQQVKDKKYHYHNMISNINNKKELLSRLLGDNTLIELEQKLTKYNQVQMTTDKSKDELLIEQDNLVNDILHISKDITSYETKIANLQKDVRPIVDIEEDISNKLNMKSDYDKKIKALTMARDAIENISKDIQNNFAPKLNEKVSNIISNITNKKYNDIKINPNMEILTYEPENHELISIDSLSKGTIDQMYFGLRLGLIDIIKEDKSLPLILDDCFVQYDNDRLKMVMETLGNLDRQIIILSCHRREEEILKGLNVEFNYIAL comes from the coding sequence TTGTACATAGATAAAATGGATATAATAAGTTTTGGAAAATACCAAGATAAAGAAATTAAATTAACAGATGGTATAAATGTTATCTATGGGGATAATGAAGCAGGAAAATCTACTCTACATAAATTCATTGAAGGCATGTTATACGGTTTCTATAAGCCTTATAGAAAGAATAAGCAGTTCACACCTGATTATGATCGTTTCTTGCCATGGAATAATAGTAATAAGTATAAAGGAATATTGGTTTATAAACATCTTGGAAAAGAATACCGTATCGAGAGAAACTTCATGAAACGTAACGATAAGGTAGAGATCTTTGATAATGATACTGGAGAAAATATTACTGAAAAATTTGAGTATGATAGTGCTACCAAATTATATCAACCTGCCTCTAGACATATAGGTATCAACAAATCAACCTTCAATAATACAATCAGTATCGGTCAGCTTAGCAGTAAAACCTCTGACGAACTGGTAAAAGAAGTAAAAGACAGCCTTATCAATCTAGGTGAAAGTAAGGATGAAGAGATCTCAGTAAGGAATGTCATCGAAAAATTAAATAAGAAATTAGATGAAATAGGTACTGCTGGCAGAAAAAAGACAACCCCTTATGGAAAACTTACGGAAGAAATAAAAAAACTGAAAAAAGAAAAAGCGGAAGCTGAAAAAACATGGCAGAAGGTTCTAGAGAAACAAGAAGAATTGAATAACATCAATAATAACTTAAAGGAAATGGAAAATAGAAAAAAGGATAATGAAGAATTACTTGATTATCTAAGTAAAGAGGAAGTTAAAAAAGCCTATGAAGAAGGATTAAGGCTAAAAGAATATATAGATAATAAAACTACTGAACTGAAAGATATAGAACAGTTCAAAGATGCTGATATAGTACTTATAGATGAGGCTATAAAGAAACTTAATAATCTAGAATCATGTAAAATGCAGCATGATGAATTAAAATCAGAACTAACAGAGATAGAGAACTATCTAAAAAAACAATATGAGATATATAATCAAGTCAAGGTGTTAGAAGATGAAGATTTGAATGATATTGACAGTATAGCTTCCCAGTATAATATCTATAATGATATGGTGAAAAAATGTAATGAATTAAGAGATATGATAGAGGAACTTAAGATAAATTTAAATAGCGAAAAAGAAAATAATGGTGTTATAGAAGATGAATATGAATATACTAGACTGGAAGAAGAACGAAAAGAGATAAAATACAGCAAATCAGTGGAAACTGAATTAAAAGAACAAAAATATCAAGATATGCTGGCTAATCAAAAACATGGTAAATTAATATCTTCATTCTCATTTTTGATTTTTGTTGGTCTTTTGGTAAGTGGTATCATATCTTCTCAAATAATAGTTATAGCTGTATCTGTAGTATTTGCTGGTGTAGCTATATACACTACAATGGGTTATAGAAAAAATAAGGGTAAATTAGATATTCTGCTTAATGAAATCAATAGGATCAAATCAACAGAAGGCAAAAAACAAAATAAACTAGATAAAATTGTACAAAAGCAAAATGAAATATTGAAGAAACATAGTTGTACAGAACTTATTGAGTTAAGGAAACTAAAAGATAAAGTAATTCATATGAATGTAATTCATGAAGATAATAAGAAAAGATATACAAAGGCTATTAATAACCTAGAAAAATTAGAACTTGAAAAGAAGCAAAAAGAAGAAAGATTAACATATTATGTAAACCTATTATTGGATACTAAGAACCTAGATATTAATAATATTAACTTGGTTAAAGAAAAATATGAGATTTTTAAAGATACTAGGAAAAATATTAATCATAAAAATGAAGATAAAAAGAATAGATTAGCAAAATATAATAGCATCAATGAGCAAATATCTAAGTTGAATAAAGAGATCAAGGAGGTATTTGATAGGTATAAGGTTCAAGATGAAAAAGGATTGCAACAAGTAAAAGATAAGAAATATCACTATCATAACATGATAAGTAACATCAATAATAAAAAAGAATTATTAAGCAGATTGCTTGGGGATAATACTTTAATAGAGTTGGAACAAAAGTTGACAAAGTATAATCAGGTACAAATGACAACTGATAAATCTAAAGATGAACTATTAATAGAGCAGGATAACCTTGTAAATGATATTTTACATATTAGCAAAGATATAACTTCTTATGAGACTAAAATAGCTAATCTACAAAAGGATGTTAGACCTATAGTAGATATTGAAGAGGATATATCAAACAAATTGAATATGAAATCTGATTACGATAAGAAAATTAAGGCTCTCACAATGGCAAGAGATGCTATTGAGAATATATCTAAAGATATACAGAATAACTTTGCACCGAAACTCAACGAAAAAGTTTCTAATATAATCAGTAACATAACCAATAAAAAATATAATGATATCAAGATAAATCCTAACATGGAGATTCTTACATATGAACCTGAAAATCATGAATTAATCTCTATAGATTCATTAAGTAAAGGAACCATTGACCAGATGTATTTTGGATTAAGGCTAGGACTGATTGACATAATAAAAGAGGATAAGTCATTACCACTTATACTAGATGATTGCTTTGTCCAGTACGATAATGATAGACTAAAGATGGTTATGGAAACCCTAGGAAATCTAGATAGACAGATAATTATATTATCGTGTCATAGGAGAGAGGAAGAAATATTGAAGGGGCTTAATGTGGAGTTTAATTATATAGCTTTATAG